The sequence CCGCGACGACAAATACGGGACCATACACAACCGATTCCAACACCGTTGCGTTATACCATTTTGATGAAACGGGAGGAAACGTTGTTGCCGATGCAAGTGGAAATGGAAATAACGGAACTGCAACGGGAACAACGATTGTAAATGGAAAATTTGGAAAAGCGAGAAATTTTGATGGAAGTACTAACAATTATTTATCTATCCCAAATTCTTCAACAATTACTTCTTCACACCAAATTACTGTTGAAGGATGGTTTTACTTTAATTCATTTACTGGAGACTCACCAGTTCTGTTTGACAAAAGATCGGCCGAGGGAATTTTAAATGATTTTCTTCTTTACTTTCAGGGAAGCGGCGACTCAATTCATTTTGAAATCGGTATTGGAGGAGTTGAAAAACGTGTAACTTTCAGTTGGATTTCGTCGGGTATGTCAATTGGAAA is a genomic window of Ignavibacteria bacterium containing:
- a CDS encoding LamG domain-containing protein, which encodes ATTNTGPYTTDSNTVALYHFDETGGNVVADASGNGNNGTATGTTIVNGKFGKARNFDGSTNNYLSIPNSSTITSSHQITVEGWFYFNSFTGDSPVLFDKRSAEGILNDFLLYFQGSGDSIHFEIGIGGVEKRVTFSWISSGMSIGNWYHIAGTYNGSNIKLYLNGQLKSQLPATGQITYSNGALFIGRKYDNYAPHRFHGFIDEVRISNKARDPSEFHLGKHKR